A region from the Pseudomonas sp. P8_229 genome encodes:
- a CDS encoding DUF1127 domain-containing protein yields MKDLQDVSAISIQPLVRPHRLRRLLRGFWQSLERARTRRLLAQLDQRDLADLGLSHADRLNELEKPFWR; encoded by the coding sequence ATGAAAGACTTACAGGATGTTTCAGCAATTTCGATCCAGCCGCTCGTTCGCCCGCACCGCCTGCGGCGCCTGTTGCGTGGCTTTTGGCAATCATTGGAGCGCGCCAGGACACGGCGTCTGCTGGCTCAGCTCGATCAACGCGACCTGGCGGATCTGGGCCTCAGCCATGCCGATCGGCTCAACGAGTTGGAGAAACCCTTCTGGCGCTAG
- a CDS encoding DUF2388 domain-containing protein, with translation MSRLRLLSAAALLAVAANASATSFIVTTDAVVGALKSSSDATSDVSSSLRDNKVVIAARDDAASFIASQGQIRGVKLESALDLIRHQAPQLNATDTQLAQAILAI, from the coding sequence ATGTCCCGTCTTCGCCTGCTCAGCGCTGCCGCCTTGCTGGCCGTGGCAGCCAACGCCAGCGCCACCAGCTTCATCGTGACCACTGACGCCGTAGTTGGCGCACTGAAGTCCTCTTCGGACGCCACTTCCGACGTCAGCTCTTCACTGCGTGACAACAAAGTCGTGATCGCCGCCCGTGACGACGCTGCCAGCTTCATTGCCAGCCAAGGCCAGATCCGTGGCGTGAAGCTGGAAAGTGCCCTGGACCTCATCCGTCATCAGGCACCGCAACTGAACGCCACCGACACACAACTGGCGCAAGCCATCCTGGCGATCTGA
- a CDS encoding DUF4105 domain-containing protein, with the protein MKSLGAWLLAGAMLLLGNSAHASLQLRLKTDGLSPAQQQASQALLDEAMQKLPPSFVEQLDRRIDVGWTDDMPGNAYGQATLVAELDLNRKLLASLTDGSAAKEKTNRPHGTVRQELLATVLHELTHIYDRARLWPGAERTLIQRCTRRSNSAGLVGIPDECRGQTERRFTLSDDPRLLDLAGWQQYVGRRGEREQHNRQVARSPDLYEISSPKEFVAVNMEYFLLDPSYACRRPALYRYYKERFDWAPPVKDTCSNTFAFLNAGNDFAKQPLGQVDPERVYAVDYLLAEANQNWVSRWGHSMLRLVICAPGRPRGPDCRLDLDQHLVLSYRAFVGDVQLSSWDGLVGKYPSRLFVLPLAQVIDEYTKTELRSLASVPLNLSRTEIEEVVEHAAEMHWSYDGNYFFLSNNCAVESLKLLRSGSNNKQLVGLDSIMPNGLLEVMKGRGLADTSVLDNPKEALRLGYRFDSFRDRYQAMFDVLKKQLPIKQTTVEDWLSLSAEERRQWFERADLRTSAALLLLEQASYRRQLLLAQDEVKQRYLGARELENGGMDKANATLQEILANSGFLSRPAELLDSRGYGLPQPSEFKRLQDESSQRQKQLLALSGDLDKEVRKLLEPKRAAEIAASEANVKQIGEHLRKLHKASGGLELP; encoded by the coding sequence GTGAAGTCACTCGGTGCCTGGCTGCTGGCCGGGGCAATGTTGCTGCTCGGCAACAGCGCCCACGCCAGCCTGCAATTGCGGCTCAAGACCGACGGCCTGAGCCCCGCCCAGCAGCAGGCCAGTCAAGCGTTGCTCGATGAAGCGATGCAGAAGCTGCCGCCCAGCTTCGTCGAACAGCTGGACCGGCGCATCGATGTCGGCTGGACCGACGACATGCCCGGCAACGCCTACGGCCAGGCGACCCTGGTCGCCGAACTCGACCTGAACCGCAAACTGCTCGCCAGCCTCACCGACGGCAGCGCGGCCAAAGAGAAAACCAATCGCCCCCACGGCACGGTCCGCCAGGAACTGCTGGCAACGGTGCTGCACGAACTCACCCACATTTATGACCGCGCACGTCTGTGGCCCGGCGCCGAGCGCACGCTGATCCAGCGCTGCACCCGCCGCAGCAACAGCGCCGGCCTGGTCGGCATTCCCGATGAATGTCGCGGACAGACCGAACGGCGCTTCACCCTCAGCGATGACCCGCGCCTGCTCGACCTCGCCGGTTGGCAACAGTACGTCGGGCGCCGCGGCGAGCGTGAACAGCACAACCGTCAGGTGGCCCGCAGCCCGGACCTGTACGAAATCTCCAGCCCGAAAGAGTTTGTCGCGGTCAACATGGAGTATTTCCTCCTCGACCCGAGCTACGCCTGCCGCCGTCCGGCGCTCTATCGCTACTACAAGGAACGCTTCGACTGGGCTCCTCCGGTCAAGGACACCTGCAGTAACACCTTCGCCTTTCTCAATGCCGGCAACGACTTCGCCAAACAGCCACTGGGGCAGGTCGATCCGGAGCGGGTGTATGCCGTCGACTACTTGCTGGCCGAGGCCAACCAGAACTGGGTCAGCCGCTGGGGCCACAGCATGTTGCGCCTGGTGATCTGTGCGCCGGGGCGACCACGGGGTCCGGACTGCCGGCTCGACCTGGACCAGCATCTGGTGCTGTCCTACCGCGCCTTTGTCGGCGATGTACAGTTGTCGAGCTGGGACGGTCTGGTCGGCAAGTACCCGTCGCGGCTGTTCGTGCTGCCGCTGGCCCAGGTGATCGACGAGTACACCAAGACCGAACTGCGCAGCCTCGCTTCGGTGCCACTGAACCTGTCGCGCACCGAGATTGAGGAAGTCGTCGAACACGCCGCCGAGATGCACTGGAGCTACGACGGCAACTACTTCTTCCTGTCCAACAACTGCGCCGTGGAAAGCCTCAAGCTGTTGCGCAGCGGCAGCAACAACAAGCAACTGGTCGGCCTCGACAGCATCATGCCTAACGGCTTGCTGGAGGTGATGAAAGGCCGTGGGTTGGCCGACACCAGCGTACTGGACAATCCCAAGGAAGCGCTGCGCCTGGGCTATCGCTTCGACTCGTTCCGCGATCGCTATCAGGCGATGTTCGATGTGTTGAAAAAGCAGTTGCCGATCAAACAGACCACGGTCGAGGACTGGCTGTCGTTGTCTGCCGAAGAGCGCCGCCAGTGGTTCGAGCGCGCAGACCTGCGCACCAGTGCCGCATTGCTGCTGCTGGAACAGGCGAGCTATCGCCGCCAGTTGCTGTTGGCCCAGGATGAGGTCAAGCAACGCTACCTCGGCGCACGGGAGCTGGAGAACGGTGGCATGGACAAGGCCAACGCGACCCTGCAGGAAATTCTCGCCAACAGCGGCTTCCTCAGCCGTCCGGCAGAACTGCTCGACAGCCGCGGCTACGGTCTGCCGCAACCGAGCGAGTTCAAGCGCCTGCAAGATGAAAGCAGCCAACGCCAGAAACAACTGCTGGCGCTGAGCGGCGATCTGGACAAAGAGGTGCGCAAGTTGCTGGAACCCAAGCGAGCCGCCGAGATTGCCGCCAGCGAAGCCAACGTGAAGCAGATCGGCGAACATCTGCGCAAACTGCACAAGGCATCCGGCGGACTTGAGCTGCCCTGA
- a CDS encoding DUF2388 domain-containing protein, with translation MRFLTNLLIPSALISACWATSVDAFDVSTQNTVVTVWATGMVSSAPFDRKLIIAAHDDAAAFVASDGQLRGAQLESALHYLRKSRPKLHVSDLELAQAILVQ, from the coding sequence ATGCGTTTTCTGACCAACCTGCTTATTCCTTCTGCCTTGATCAGCGCCTGCTGGGCGACGTCGGTCGATGCCTTTGATGTCTCCACGCAAAACACCGTGGTGACGGTATGGGCCACCGGAATGGTGTCTTCCGCACCATTCGACCGTAAACTGATCATCGCCGCTCACGATGACGCGGCGGCGTTTGTTGCCAGTGACGGTCAATTGCGCGGCGCGCAGCTCGAATCCGCACTGCATTACCTGCGCAAATCCCGACCAAAACTTCATGTCAGCGACCTTGAACTGGCACAGGCAATTCTCGTCCAATAG
- a CDS encoding anti-virulence regulator CigR family protein: MKMPKRLMAGLGVLMISATPLLASADQRDDHDHGGPQQGQYDNHGNDHRDDHRGPPNDHRGGPPPHDFGPVRQTIRDNHGYFVRGAPPPPGIRLERGRPLPHGYYGERLDGRALSRLPVYPGYEWRRTGGDIVLIAVGTGIVYEILDGVLN, from the coding sequence ATGAAAATGCCGAAACGTCTGATGGCCGGATTGGGCGTACTGATGATCAGTGCGACACCGCTGCTGGCCAGCGCCGATCAGCGCGATGATCATGACCACGGTGGCCCGCAGCAGGGCCAGTACGACAACCATGGCAATGACCATCGCGACGATCATCGCGGCCCGCCAAACGATCACCGTGGCGGCCCGCCACCGCACGACTTCGGCCCGGTGCGCCAGACCATTCGCGACAACCACGGCTACTTCGTGCGCGGTGCACCGCCACCACCGGGTATCCGTCTGGAGCGCGGCCGGCCGTTGCCGCACGGTTATTACGGCGAGCGGCTGGACGGTCGGGCGCTGAGCCGTTTGCCGGTGTATCCCGGTTATGAATGGCGGCGCACCGGGGGCGATATCGTGCTGATCGCGGTGGGCACCGGGATCGTTTACGAAATTCTGGATGGCGTTCTGAACTGA
- a CDS encoding DUF2388 domain-containing protein, whose protein sequence is MRSPLIAAALGLFLLADVAQAHTLVATSNIIVRASQRTIDFTSDTTTSIRDSKIIREAHDDAASFVATNGDIRGAHLEAALNTLRTRVPEARDASDQVLAEAILAL, encoded by the coding sequence ATGCGTAGCCCGCTGATTGCTGCCGCCCTTGGCCTGTTTTTATTGGCCGACGTGGCCCAGGCGCACACCCTGGTAGCCACCAGTAACATCATCGTTCGTGCCTCCCAGCGCACCATCGATTTCACCTCCGATACCACCACGTCGATTCGCGATTCGAAAATCATCCGCGAAGCCCACGACGATGCGGCCAGCTTCGTTGCCACCAACGGCGATATCCGTGGTGCGCACCTGGAAGCCGCCCTCAACACCTTGCGCACGCGTGTACCCGAAGCCCGCGACGCCAGTGATCAGGTGCTCGCCGAAGCCATCCTCGCACTGTGA